A genomic region of Hyalangium ruber contains the following coding sequences:
- a CDS encoding addiction module protein — protein sequence MATKEDLLSDVLRLPPEERAEVAHKLLLSLEVEAEDPEAQVEWSAEVERRAREVLNGSVKTVSWEQVEERISARLG from the coding sequence ATGGCGACCAAGGAAGACCTCCTCTCGGATGTGCTGCGGCTTCCCCCGGAGGAGCGCGCCGAGGTTGCCCACAAGCTTCTGCTCAGCTTGGAGGTAGAGGCCGAGGACCCGGAGGCCCAGGTCGAGTGGTCCGCGGAAGTGGAGCGCCGGGCTCGTGAAGTGCTCAACGGGAGCGTGAAGACGGTTTCCTGGGAGCAGGTCGAGGAGCGCATCAGTGCCCGGCTCGGCTAG